GGAACGCGGAATCGCGGAATACGACCCCGAAAAGGATCTTCTGCGGTATCACCACCCGGACTTCACCCCTCGTGAAGAAAACGACATAACAGTGCGCATCCGCGACCGGGCCGGGAATTTGGCCGAAAAAACGTTTTCCGGTGTCGCCGGGCAGTGACACTGGCCAGGTGAGTCAAGCGTGTTCCCCGATATTGCCTCCGCCTGGTGGCAGCGGCACACTCTATACGTGCGCGATGCAACTCACTTCCACCCGCGCCCCCTTTGGAAGCGCCGCCACGGCAACGGCCTCCCGAGCCGGAGCCTCTTCGGAGAAATAGCGGCCATACACCTCATTAACTGCCGCAAACTCTTTCATGTCAATCAGGTAGATAGTACATTTCAACACGCGGTCCCAGTCCGATCCGGCTGCTTTCAGCACCTCTCCAAGATTGACCATCACCTGCTCCATCTGCCCGGCAGTGTCGGATTCTGAAAGTTCTCCGGTTTCCGGATTCAGGCCAATCTGGCCCGAGCAGAACACCAGCCGGTCAAATACGGAGGCCTGGCTGTAGGGCCCGATGGCCGCAGGTGCATTCCTCGTTGAGATGAGTTTTATGGACATAATGTAGATCCTCTTTATGCGTTGAAGTTGCGGAAGCGTCAAGCTATCCTTACTTTAGGTGCATGTTTTCCGGGTGCCTTCAGAGATACCAGGTCATGTCTGCTATAACCATCACATGTCCTGATTTGTATTCCGAATGCACTGTCGCAGTATCCCGATACGATATAGATTCCATTTTTTAAAAAAAACAGATGATTTGCCCATGGAGAAACTACCGGCCAGGCCACTTCTGAAAGGTCTCGGGCCTGTCATCTTCTACTTTCAATCAGAAAAACAACCAGATGAACCGAAGGTCGCGAAGCGCTATGAACATGACCGGGCTGGCGGCGGGACACACAAGCGCATGATTAAAACCGGTCATGTCATTCTATCTAACATTATAAATCTGAAATTTTAAACAGATGAAAAAAAACCTTTACCCACAACTACTGATCGTCGCTTTTACAGCATTTCTGGTTTGGTCGTGTGCTCCTGACCCGCATATTGAGTCGGCGAGACTGGCACTTGCCCAGGGTGATTTTGAGGAGGTGATTGCCGCCGCGCAGGAAGCAATTGACGCAGATCCCGAGAATGCCAATGCCTATTACTACATGGGTGTCGCCTACGCCTCCATTGCCAGCAACAATCCTCCGGAAGAGCGGCTTGAAGACTACGAACGGGCCCGCGAATATCTGGAACAGGCCCGGCAAATGTATGCCGAACAGGGTATCAGTAACGACGAGGCCGAGAACCTGCCTGAAGTAATTTTTGAACTGTGGGCTTTCGAGCATAACTCAGGGATTCAGCCGCTGACCGACGACATTATCAGTTCTCATGAAGACTCTCTGATCCTGGCCCGTCACCACTTCCAGAATGCCATCGCCATCAACCCGGACAGTTCCCAGTCCTACAGTCTGCTAGCCGAGGTCTACTTCGCCAAGGGTGATATGCAGGAGGCTGAGCGCCTGACCAGGACAATTATTTATGACCTGGACGATGCCGACCTCTTCAACTACTACCGCCTTGCCCTCTATCTGATGGAGGATGATCGTGACGCCGAGGCCGTGGACATCCTTTATGAAGCGCGGGAAATCTATCCGGACGAAATAGAAATTACCCAGGAGATTGCCAACGCCTACCTGCGGCTGGGAAGGACCGATGAAGCCTTGGAAGTGGTACGTGAGCTGATGGAGCAAGATCCCGAAAATCCGCAGTACCGGCTGGTATATGCCACCCAGATATATCAGATGGTTCAGGAGCTGGACGATCAGATCCGAAGCCTGCATGACGATGTGTATGACATAAGTGCGGAAATTCGTGAGCGAGCACGTTCCCAGGAAATTGATGAAGCCGAGATGAATGCCATGTCCCAGGAAATTGAAGACAAACTTGCCCAAGCGGATGAGCTTATCGAGGAGTCTTTCCGGTTTTCCGATGAAGCGGAAGAACAGTTGCTGATCGCCCTGGAAAGCGAGCCGGAAAACCCCGACATTCACTCCACGTTGGGTATTGTCTACCAGAACAGAGCCGCCATATACCAGGACAAGCGCAACATGAGTGAAGATGTTGACGAAGCCGAGGAGTTTGACGCGATGGCCCGGAAATATCTGGAGCGTGCGCTCCCCCATTATGAGAAAGCGGCCGAACTGGAGCCGGATGACCAGGAACACTGGATGTCGCTGTTCCGCGTGTATACCAACCTCGGAATGAATGAGAAAGCCGAGCATGCCCGCGAAAGGGCCGGCTTCTAACTACCCTGCCGAACACCGGCAGCATGGTTTCCTATTGAAAGCTCCGCAACGTTTCTGCGGAGCTTTTTTTTTGCATCACGCCTGAACCCCTGACGAATTCCGGGAACATATCCCAAAGCCTCCCTAATCACGAAACTCCATAACTCCCCTTTTCATGCGCTTCAACACCAAAACGATCCACGCCGGACAACATCCCGAAGAGACTTCGGGCGCTGTAATGCCTCCGGTCTTTTTTACGTCAACATACGCCCAGGAAGCACCAAACAGACACAAAGGGCATGAATATGCACGGGTGACCAACCCCACGCGCACCGCATTTGAAAAACTTCTGGCCGGACTGGAAGAGGCGGACCATGCATGCGCTTTTGCTTCCGGCTGCGCCGCCATGGATGCATTGCTCAAGAGGTTGCGTCCCGGTGACCATGTCATTGCTACCAATGATATTTACGGCGGCTCCTACCGGCTCTTCACCCAGGTGTTTGAACCGTACGGCATCCGTTTCAGCTTTATCGATATGGGCTCGGTGGCTTCGGTAAGAGAGGCCATCACACCGCAAACCCGGATGCTTTGGATCGAAACCCCTACCAATCCGCTGCTGAACCTGGTTGATATTGCGACACTCTCCCGGGAAGCAGGTAAACGCAATATCCTCACGGTGGTCGACAATACATTTGCCTCGCCCGCTCTGCAAAAACCGTTGCTGCTTGGCGCCGACGCGGTAGTCCACTCGACAACAAAATACATCGGCGGCCACTCCGACCTCATCGGCGGTGCCGTCTGCACCAGCAACAGTGAGATTCTCGATAACCTGCTCTTCCAGACCAAGACCACCGGCGCCGTTCCGGGTCCGATGGATTGCTACCTGGCATTGCGCGGAGTCAAAACCCTCGGCCTTCGCATGGAGCGTTCGTGCCATAACGCCCGCGTTCTGGCCGATTTCCTGGCCGATCACCCCGACGTTGCCGAAGTCCGGTACCCCGGCCATACGGGTCACCCCGGTCACGAAATCGCGCGCGCACAAATGAGTGATTTCGGCGGAATGGTCTCTTTCAGCCTGAAAAAGGACGACACCGGGCACGCGCACGCCTTTATGAGCAGTACCCGGATCTTTACACTTGCCGAAAGCCTTGGAGGCGTGGAGTCGCTGATCAGCCATCCGGCCAGCATGACCCACGCGTCCATCCCCAAAGAAGAGCGGGAAGCGGCCGGCCTGAATGACTCGCTCATCCGGCTCTCCGTCGGCATAGAGGATGCCGAAGACCTGGTCGAAGACCTCCAATCCGCTTTCCGGAACATTTCCGTTTGACGCCGTTTTTCGGATTCCTCCGCCATCGACACTGTGGATGATATCCGCCCTGTTTTTCGTATCTTTCACATCATGCGCACCCGTTTATTCCCAGGCCTCCTGCTTGTACTCATCCCCCTGATGGCCGGATGCATAAACCCTTTTGCGCCCGGTGAGGTGGAGGGGGATCCGGTGGCCGACCTGCTGGGGGACCCATCCACCATAGAAGGGTTTTATACCCGCTTCCAAAAAGCCTATGAACTGCGCGATACCTCTCTGTATGGCCCGCTGATCCACTCCGACTTCACCTTCACCTTCCGGGATTTTGAGATCAACGAAGACCGTACCTGGGACCGGCCCGAAGAGATGAGAAGAACACACAGCATGTTCATGAATACCCATGACATCACCCTGCAGTGGAACAATATCCTGCGGGAAACCATCTTCGACGACAGGACGCGGGTCCGCATTGAACGGGTTTTCAATTTACGGCTTGTGGACAGCGGCTCACAAACCTTCCGGGCCAACGGCATCGCCAGTTTTGAACTGACCCGATCAGACAGTACCGAGAACTGGCGGCTCATCAGGTGGAGGGATGAATCCGACATATAGAACGCCCGAAACTAAATGCTACTTTTCTGAAGAAAGGAACACCTTATGAAGCATGTAGTAATCATTGACGCTCTGCGTACCCCCATCGGCTCTTTCGGAGGCCGGTTCAAATCCATGACTGCGCCGCAGCTGGCTTCGGTCACCATCGGCGCGCTGTATAAAAACAACAGCCTCAATCCCGATGTCATAGACGAGGTGATTATGGGGAACGCGTTACCGGCAGGTGTGGGTCAGGGTCCGGCCAGACAGGCGGCTCTCCTTGCAGGGCTGAGGGACACCATCCCCTGCTCAACGGTCAATCAGGTATGCGCTTCCGGGATGAAGGCGGTGATGACAGCCGCGCGCCAGATCGCATGCGGCGATGCCAATGTGATGGTCGCCGGGGGCATGGAGAGTATGAGCAACGTGCCCTATTACCAGCCGGGAGCACGGTTCGGTACCACTCTTGGCCATTCGGAATTGCAGGACGGAATTATTCGGGATGCGCTCCAGGATCCCTTCAAAAAATGGCAGACGGGAAATGCGGCGGAGCTGTGTGCGCAAACCCATGAAATCAGCCGTCAGGAACAGGATGAATACGCCGAAGCGTCGTACCGTAAAGCGCAGGCGGCACAGGATCAGGGGGCTTTCGCTGCCGAAATCACGTCGGTAAAAATCCGCAACCGCAGGGGAGATGCGGAGGTGATCATCCAGGATGAGGAACCCGGTCGCCTGGATGTCGCCGATATCGCGCGTAAAGGTCCGGCCTGGCAGAAAAACGGTACGGTAACTTCCGCCAACTCGGCTGCCATGGGCGATGGCGCGGCCGCGCTGCTTCTGATGAGCGAAGAAGCGGCCTCGGAACACGGACTTGCGCCATTGGCGCGAATTGCCGGCCAGGCTGCCTGCGCCGGTCCGGCGGCGGAATACCTTACAGCTCCCTCAAAAGCCATCGAACTGGCGGCACAACGGGTCGGGACCACACCGCGCGAAATCGATATCTATGAGCTGCATGAGCCCTTTGCCGTTTCGTTACCGGCCAATATCCGTCTGCTTGACATCGAACCCTCTGTTGTAAACCTCCATGGCGGGGCTGTCAGTTTGGGAAATCCCGTTGGGTGCTCCGGGGCCCGGGTTCTGGTGAGTTTGCTGCATTCCATGATCCGTCATGAGAAAAAACGGGGCTGCGGAGCTGTTTCCGCTGCAGGAGGGGATGCTGCAGCCATGGTACTGGAGCGTTTTTGACACAGCGCAGGCAGACGGGTGCCGCCGTCCGCCGATATGTTACCATTCCACTGCGAGCGACTGAGCAAAAACATGTCCGATTGATTGACATTATGTTTACATGGATGTAACTTAGCTGTTAATCTATCATTTCAAATACTATTGCCTATTGTGTTAATGGTTACTGAAGCCGCTTAAAAGCGGAATATCAATGTCTGATATCTGTTCGTTTCACCAATGATAACATAAGGTGAGCATCTGCAACAGAATCGGTTCATTCCTTTTGCCCCAAGAAAATTCTGTAACCCGGTTGATCTCCGACAATGGCAATTCGTAATTCGTCACTGGTTCTGCTTTCAGGATGGTTTATGCTCCTGGTGGTCGTTGCTTCCGCAAGCGGGCAGAGTTTCCGTGCCGTAAGCAAAACGGCCGAGTTCACCGAATACGAGTATCGCAACGACAACCTGGCCATCGGCTCGCCGAAATACCTGATGGCTCCCTGGCGTGACGGTAGTGCCCGCTACCGTGTGATGGCGCAGGAAATTGTGCCCGTCACAGCAGACTCAAGCCAGATGCATTATGCGAAGAACGCGGAATTTTTCCTGATCGCCGACCGGCGCAGTCCGGTTATCGAGATCGGCGAGCCCGGCCATACGCGAGGAGCATATCTGGCCCAGCTTACTGTCAATGTCTCCCGCCTTGCCGACAGAGACGCCGGAGCGTTTCAGGTTCTCCGGCACATGCGAATTCGCATCTATCATGAACAGGAAGAGTCCCGGGCGAGGCGGTCCGTTCACGAAACGGCACAGGTGCAGAGCAGCCCGCTTTCAAGTGGTGAGTGGTTTAAAATCCCCATCCCGGAAGATGATCTTTACGTACTTGACGCGGACTATCTTGATGCGCTTGGTGTGGATATTGCATCGATCGACCCGAACCGGATCCAGATCTGGTCCACCAATGGCTACATTATTCCAAGTGCCAACAATGAACCCCGGTCGGAACTGACCCAGGTCAGGCGCATTGTGGAAGCCGAGTCCGGCAACAGTTTTGGGGAAAATGACCGGGTCATCTTTTACGCCAATGGCCCGAACCGGCATTTTCTGGATCAAACCGCCAACCGGTTCCAGCATGAGCTGCACCCGTATGCCGCTACCAACTACGTCTTTTTGACGGTCGGTGACGAACCGGGCAAGCAGATGGTTTTGCGGACAGCTGAAGAGATCGGCTCCCCAACCCGGGAGGTCCGGCAGTTTCGGGATTTCCGCTGGCTGGAAGAGGACCTGGAAAAATCGGAGTCACGCATTAAATCGGGCCGTTACTGGTTCGGCCAACGCCTGGAACCGGCAAGAACCTCAACCATTTTCACCGACACGCTTGCCGGGTTTGTTGACGGGTCCGATCTCGAAGTTGAGCTTTCGATGGCTGCCAGGGCCCTTTCTACCTCCGGATTCCAGGTAATTGTCAACAATACCTCCCTGCCGCGGATCACTCTGCCGGGAATCTCGAGCTTCACCTCGGCCACCGGGGAATCCGCCAGGGTGACCGAGAGACGCAACACGTTGTCCAGCGTAACCATTAATAACGATATTCTGCAGATTCGGGCCACCTACGAAAGCAATCAAAGCGATGCCAGGGGCTGGGTGAACTGGATCCGGATCCGTGCCGACCGGCACCTTCAGGCACATGACGGAAAACTCCGGTTTCATCCTCCCGATGACAGCGACGGGAGCCCGGTGCGCTATCGCATCAGCGGTTTTGACAGCACACCCATCATCCTGGATGTGACCGACCCGGTATCCAACCCCGTGATGATTGAACCTCTTACCGATGGCAACGAATATACCGCCGTCTATTACTCCGACCGCCACCGGCAGTTTTTTGCCGCCAGCAGATTCAAAACACCCCCGGCGGGCGAGGCGCTCTCCAACCAGAACCTGAGAGATCCCGGAGTGTTTCCCGACTATGTAATCGTAACCGCGCCGATCTTCCTGCAACAGGCACAACGGCTGGCGGACTACCGGCAATCCCGAGACGGCCTGACTCCGGTCATCGTCACACAGGAACAGATTTTTAACGAGTTCAACGGTGGAGTGCCCGATGTTACCGCGATACGTGACTATCTGAAACACCTGTACGACCGGGGCGCTGAATCCGGGCAGCAACGGCCGGAGTACCTGCTGCTGCTGGGCGATGCCACATACGACTTCAAGGGGGTCATACGAAATCCGGCCCTTCAAAACCATGTATTCACCTTCCAGAGCGAAGAATCCATCAACAGAACCTATTCGTACGCCAGTGACGACTACTTCGGCTTTTTGTCGGATGATGGCGGTACCTGGAGGGGACGTGAACTGGTTGATCTCGGAATCGGACGCCTCCCGGTCCAGACCCCGGACCAGGCCGACCTGCTCATCGACAAGATCAAGGTGTATGAAGACCCGAGAAACCGCGGTGACTGGAACAACCTGTTTACGTTTATTGCGGATGATGATATCGCCAGTCGGGGCAACGAGCGAGATTTGCATATTCTGAATGCCGACGGGACCGCCGATGTCATTGACAGGGATCTTACGGGAATCCGCCTGGATAAGATCTATCAGATCTCCTATCCCTCTGAAAACACCAGCGCGGGCGTACGGGTACCGCAGGCAACCCAGGCCATGATCGACCGCATCAATAACGGTACGCTGGTTTTCAACTTTTCGGGACACGGTTCCGAACAATTCCTGACCGATCAGCGGCTGTTCACCTCAGACGATATCAGCCGCCTGAATAACCGTAACCGGCTCAGTATAATGGTAACGGCCACCTGCTCATTCGGCCGTTACGACAACACCGAGGAGCACTCGGGAGCGGAAAAGATGCTCCTCCATCCGGACGGTGGCCTCGTTGCCGCGCTCACAACCTCGCGTGTCGTGTTCACTTCACCCAGCCCCACACACAGCAACTTCGGGCTCAATCGCGTATTAACCGAGGAGATGACACGCCGGGACGAGAACGGACGGCCGCAGCGCCTCGGCGACATCTTCCGGAATACCAAAATTACGCACATCGGTTCCAGCGACAATTCCCGAAGGTTTATCCTGCTCGGAGACCCCGCAATGCGCATAGGGCTACCCGAGTTCCGGGCAGAAGTAACACACATCAACGGAGAGGCGGTCCCGCAGGGAGATTCCCTGAATCATGAAAATGACCTGGATGATGCACAGATTCAGGCCGGCAACAGTTTTGCCGGAAATGGAGATCCTGTCGGTGAAATGGATACCGTGAACGGCGGGCCCTCACCACTGATAGAACTGCGCGCGCTGGACCAGGTAAACATCAGCGGCCATGTTTCGCGGGCGGACGGCTCTGTCAACACTTCCTTCAACGGTGAGGCGAATGTCCGCGTATACGATGCCGAAAGGCTGGTGCGCTTCCCGGATCGCGATTGGGTAGCGGAAGGCAACTGCTATCTCGACGACTGCGGATACCTTGTTCAAACCGACGCCCTGTTCAGCGGCAGGGTCTCCGTGTCGGACGGGGTTTTCTCCAGCCGTTTCATTATCCCCAAGGATGTCTCCTATTCGCAAAACCCCGGTCGAATTCACGTCTTTGCCCGAGAGCGCGACCACGATGCCGTGGGAGCCACTTCCGTATTCCGGATCAGCGGACGCAACCCCGATGCCGATGAGCTGGATAACAGACGCGGGCCGGACATCGACATTTTCCTGAATGACGAAATGTTTGTGGACGGCGGAATTGTAAACGACGCTCCACAGCTGATCATCCTGCTTTCGGACGATGCCGGAATCAATACTACCGGAGCCGGAGTTGGACACGAGATCGTAGCGATTATCGAGAACCGGGATGATCCTTCAAACCGCCGTACCATCTCCCTCAACGAGTTTTACCAAAGCGAGCTGGACGATTTCACCAGCGGAAGAATTGAATATCCGCTGAGCGGGCTGGAAGAAGGAAGCTACCGCCTGCGGGTCAGGGCCTGGGATGTCTTCAACAACATGGGCGAATCCGATGTCACCTTCCAGGTATTGGACAGCAAGGACTTGCAGATTCGCAACGTGTTCAACTACCCCAACCCGATGCACAACTTCACCCATTTTATCTTTGAGCACAATCAGCCGGGAATCCCGATGGATATTTCCATCCGAATTTATACCTTAAGCGGAAAACCTGTGGCCACCATTCGCAGGGAGCAGATGATTACCGCCGGCAATATGGTTCGCCTGGATTGGCACGGAAGGGATGATGATCAGCACCGGCTCGCCACAGGCACGTATCTTTACCATGTGCAGGTACGGGCCGATACCGCCAACGGACGACAGACCAAAGACAAAATTGAAAGACTTGTCATATTACGATGATATTCACGTTATTTAACAACACACCCAACCAAGAGCACTCAGACCATGTTTAATTTGAAGAATTATCTCTACACTCTCGTATTATCCGTTTTGCTGTTATTCTCTGCCGCTGCTTCTCATGCACAGGTAGGGGTAACGGCTGTGCCCTTCCTCCAGATTGAACCGGATTCGAGAACGGCCGGTATGGGGAACTCCGGTGTCGCTATTGCCGACAACGCGACTGCCATATACTGGAATCCCGCAGGCCTGGCATTTCAAGAGGGTCACGAAGTGAGTCTGACGCACGCCGACTGGCTGCCCGATTTTAACGTGGACATGTTCTATGACTACCTGGCCGGGAAATACTACATCGAAGGCATCGGAACCATCGGTGCCCACATCACATACCTGAACCTCGGGGAACAGGAGCGTCGCGGTGAGGACGGCCAGTACCTCGGCGATTTTTCCAGTTATGAAGTGGCCGGGGGCTTCTCCTACGGTTTCAAGCTCACCGATAACCTGGCTCTCGGAACCGGTATCCGTTTTATTTTCAGTAATCTTGTTCCTTCCGGCACCATGGTTAGCGAGCAGGAGGCCCGCAACGGAACCAGTATCGGTGTGGATATCGCCGCACTCTACCGTACGAATCCATTTACGGTGCTCGACAGGGAAGCCCAGTTCAGCGCCG
The sequence above is drawn from the Balneolales bacterium ANBcel1 genome and encodes:
- the porV gene encoding type IX secretion system outer membrane channel protein PorV; protein product: MFNLKNYLYTLVLSVLLLFSAAASHAQVGVTAVPFLQIEPDSRTAGMGNSGVAIADNATAIYWNPAGLAFQEGHEVSLTHADWLPDFNVDMFYDYLAGKYYIEGIGTIGAHITYLNLGEQERRGEDGQYLGDFSSYEVAGGFSYGFKLTDNLALGTGIRFIFSNLVPSGTMVSEQEARNGTSIGVDIAALYRTNPFTVLDREAQFSAGANLSNFGPRIQYTDEAQKDPLPTLLRVGWAYKMNLDQNGFNTITISNDYSKLMARRGMSPFEALYNSWGSLTHQESEGNNVTVPLSEQIMIGTGIEYWYDNLFALRAGYFYESPNNGAREFLTFGAGLRYNIFGVDFSYIYTIEEDHPLANTLRFTASLHF
- a CDS encoding cystathionine gamma-synthase, with the protein product MRFNTKTIHAGQHPEETSGAVMPPVFFTSTYAQEAPNRHKGHEYARVTNPTRTAFEKLLAGLEEADHACAFASGCAAMDALLKRLRPGDHVIATNDIYGGSYRLFTQVFEPYGIRFSFIDMGSVASVREAITPQTRMLWIETPTNPLLNLVDIATLSREAGKRNILTVVDNTFASPALQKPLLLGADAVVHSTTKYIGGHSDLIGGAVCTSNSEILDNLLFQTKTTGAVPGPMDCYLALRGVKTLGLRMERSCHNARVLADFLADHPDVAEVRYPGHTGHPGHEIARAQMSDFGGMVSFSLKKDDTGHAHAFMSSTRIFTLAESLGGVESLISHPASMTHASIPKEEREAAGLNDSLIRLSVGIEDAEDLVEDLQSAFRNISV
- the porU gene encoding type IX secretion system sortase PorU, with the translated sequence MAIRNSSLVLLSGWFMLLVVVASASGQSFRAVSKTAEFTEYEYRNDNLAIGSPKYLMAPWRDGSARYRVMAQEIVPVTADSSQMHYAKNAEFFLIADRRSPVIEIGEPGHTRGAYLAQLTVNVSRLADRDAGAFQVLRHMRIRIYHEQEESRARRSVHETAQVQSSPLSSGEWFKIPIPEDDLYVLDADYLDALGVDIASIDPNRIQIWSTNGYIIPSANNEPRSELTQVRRIVEAESGNSFGENDRVIFYANGPNRHFLDQTANRFQHELHPYAATNYVFLTVGDEPGKQMVLRTAEEIGSPTREVRQFRDFRWLEEDLEKSESRIKSGRYWFGQRLEPARTSTIFTDTLAGFVDGSDLEVELSMAARALSTSGFQVIVNNTSLPRITLPGISSFTSATGESARVTERRNTLSSVTINNDILQIRATYESNQSDARGWVNWIRIRADRHLQAHDGKLRFHPPDDSDGSPVRYRISGFDSTPIILDVTDPVSNPVMIEPLTDGNEYTAVYYSDRHRQFFAASRFKTPPAGEALSNQNLRDPGVFPDYVIVTAPIFLQQAQRLADYRQSRDGLTPVIVTQEQIFNEFNGGVPDVTAIRDYLKHLYDRGAESGQQRPEYLLLLGDATYDFKGVIRNPALQNHVFTFQSEESINRTYSYASDDYFGFLSDDGGTWRGRELVDLGIGRLPVQTPDQADLLIDKIKVYEDPRNRGDWNNLFTFIADDDIASRGNERDLHILNADGTADVIDRDLTGIRLDKIYQISYPSENTSAGVRVPQATQAMIDRINNGTLVFNFSGHGSEQFLTDQRLFTSDDISRLNNRNRLSIMVTATCSFGRYDNTEEHSGAEKMLLHPDGGLVAALTTSRVVFTSPSPTHSNFGLNRVLTEEMTRRDENGRPQRLGDIFRNTKITHIGSSDNSRRFILLGDPAMRIGLPEFRAEVTHINGEAVPQGDSLNHENDLDDAQIQAGNSFAGNGDPVGEMDTVNGGPSPLIELRALDQVNISGHVSRADGSVNTSFNGEANVRVYDAERLVRFPDRDWVAEGNCYLDDCGYLVQTDALFSGRVSVSDGVFSSRFIIPKDVSYSQNPGRIHVFARERDHDAVGATSVFRISGRNPDADELDNRRGPDIDIFLNDEMFVDGGIVNDAPQLIILLSDDAGINTTGAGVGHEIVAIIENRDDPSNRRTISLNEFYQSELDDFTSGRIEYPLSGLEEGSYRLRVRAWDVFNNMGESDVTFQVLDSKDLQIRNVFNYPNPMHNFTHFIFEHNQPGIPMDISIRIYTLSGKPVATIRREQMITAGNMVRLDWHGRDDDQHRLATGTYLYHVQVRADTANGRQTKDKIERLVILR
- a CDS encoding tetratricopeptide repeat protein, with the translated sequence MKKNLYPQLLIVAFTAFLVWSCAPDPHIESARLALAQGDFEEVIAAAQEAIDADPENANAYYYMGVAYASIASNNPPEERLEDYERAREYLEQARQMYAEQGISNDEAENLPEVIFELWAFEHNSGIQPLTDDIISSHEDSLILARHHFQNAIAINPDSSQSYSLLAEVYFAKGDMQEAERLTRTIIYDLDDADLFNYYRLALYLMEDDRDAEAVDILYEAREIYPDEIEITQEIANAYLRLGRTDEALEVVRELMEQDPENPQYRLVYATQIYQMVQELDDQIRSLHDDVYDISAEIRERARSQEIDEAEMNAMSQEIEDKLAQADELIEESFRFSDEAEEQLLIALESEPENPDIHSTLGIVYQNRAAIYQDKRNMSEDVDEAEEFDAMARKYLERALPHYEKAAELEPDDQEHWMSLFRVYTNLGMNEKAEHARERAGF
- a CDS encoding thiolase family protein, whose product is MKHVVIIDALRTPIGSFGGRFKSMTAPQLASVTIGALYKNNSLNPDVIDEVIMGNALPAGVGQGPARQAALLAGLRDTIPCSTVNQVCASGMKAVMTAARQIACGDANVMVAGGMESMSNVPYYQPGARFGTTLGHSELQDGIIRDALQDPFKKWQTGNAAELCAQTHEISRQEQDEYAEASYRKAQAAQDQGAFAAEITSVKIRNRRGDAEVIIQDEEPGRLDVADIARKGPAWQKNGTVTSANSAAMGDGAAALLLMSEEAASEHGLAPLARIAGQAACAGPAAEYLTAPSKAIELAAQRVGTTPREIDIYELHEPFAVSLPANIRLLDIEPSVVNLHGGAVSLGNPVGCSGARVLVSLLHSMIRHEKKRGCGAVSAAGGDAAAMVLERF
- a CDS encoding RidA family protein; this translates as MSIKLISTRNAPAAIGPYSQASVFDRLVFCSGQIGLNPETGELSESDTAGQMEQVMVNLGEVLKAAGSDWDRVLKCTIYLIDMKEFAAVNEVYGRYFSEEAPAREAVAVAALPKGARVEVSCIAHV